One Chryseobacterium indoltheticum DNA segment encodes these proteins:
- a CDS encoding DUF5686 family protein, which translates to MKKLYILLLSFGYISIFSQSKIIVKSSVDNAVIPNASVFCNEKFVGKTDISGILNFKTKCKKVEVSAKGYFEDDVVVDKVMEVFLTKADPKTQNIQTVILEDKSDPRALEILRKINDNYKQNSPLSLDSYSFKSYEKISLDFDEDSIKAYNAYVANRIDSLKSLPQQPMKAQEKKDSLESVNLMKLVGKSKMFLWERASQSLYSQKYGEKTNILDNKIAGLKEPIYELMAFRSNRNVIPKEIKEENRNLYRFFLTDSIEIDGRENYVIRFRQVDYKAAANKRKFNGYLYVDKETYALKKIESNSKIKNEGSITSIWKPIENKWFLVKENYKIKMGSTSFDTDDTSDKKKSKAEKEEDKNTRKKFGSYAYATADYFDFKTPIEENPKDFKGYTIDVKNSDGKLIDQYRTENLTDREATTYTKIDSLSSKYKLDQKAKALTGLLKGKIRVGIVDFDLARIIGYNKYEHFRFGAGAKLNEKFNKYISPDAYFAYGIYDKDFKYGAGVDVRTTLEKNSFFRVEYFNDVMAAGRFSENLWNFRMKIMNSGVALNNGVFYGYEGFKVSYENDITNGLTVNVSAKKTQEESKFAYNFKGLGNQFDITSSTITLKYSPNSKNIMTPTGKYTYEQNLPELYLNYEQGFKTLDGDFNFSRFDALFVHNFKTKLGVTGIRAYGGIITGDAPIWKNFTMNGLGNGHGRLNFNLTSYLGFATMEGGKYYNDKFVGAYLTHRLPWYFKSFGKNVSSFDFIYRGTIGDMKNKEFHQFEFQKLDHLYNELGLEWNNFLSSQFNLGFFYRVGHYNTTKFKDNFAIQFKLKLLGF; encoded by the coding sequence ATGAAAAAATTATATATCCTGCTATTATCATTCGGATACATCAGCATTTTCTCGCAGTCTAAAATTATTGTTAAAAGTTCTGTGGATAATGCCGTCATTCCTAATGCATCAGTATTTTGCAACGAAAAATTTGTAGGAAAAACAGACATTTCCGGCATACTTAATTTTAAAACTAAATGTAAAAAAGTAGAAGTTTCTGCAAAAGGCTATTTTGAAGACGATGTTGTGGTTGATAAAGTGATGGAAGTTTTTCTAACGAAAGCCGATCCGAAAACTCAAAACATTCAAACGGTAATTCTTGAAGATAAAAGTGATCCGAGAGCTTTAGAAATACTCAGAAAGATTAACGATAATTATAAGCAGAATTCTCCGTTAAGCTTAGATTCTTATTCATTTAAATCTTATGAAAAAATTTCTTTAGATTTTGATGAAGACAGCATTAAGGCCTATAATGCGTATGTTGCCAACAGAATTGATTCATTAAAAAGCCTTCCTCAGCAGCCAATGAAAGCTCAGGAAAAAAAAGACTCTCTGGAATCTGTCAATCTGATGAAGCTGGTAGGTAAAAGCAAGATGTTCTTATGGGAAAGGGCTTCACAAAGTCTATATTCACAAAAATATGGTGAGAAAACCAATATTTTAGATAATAAAATTGCGGGTTTAAAGGAGCCGATCTACGAATTGATGGCTTTCCGTTCCAACAGAAATGTAATTCCGAAAGAAATAAAAGAAGAAAATAGAAATCTTTACCGTTTCTTCCTTACCGATTCTATTGAGATCGACGGCAGAGAAAACTATGTCATCCGTTTTCGCCAGGTTGATTACAAAGCAGCGGCTAACAAAAGAAAATTTAACGGATATCTTTATGTAGACAAAGAAACTTATGCGTTGAAAAAAATTGAAAGCAACAGCAAAATTAAAAATGAAGGAAGCATCACAAGCATCTGGAAGCCGATCGAAAATAAATGGTTTTTGGTAAAAGAAAATTACAAAATAAAAATGGGATCCACCTCTTTCGACACCGACGATACGTCAGATAAAAAGAAGTCGAAAGCTGAAAAAGAAGAAGACAAAAACACCCGAAAGAAATTTGGAAGCTACGCTTATGCCACTGCAGATTATTTTGATTTTAAAACACCAATTGAAGAAAATCCGAAAGACTTTAAAGGCTACACCATTGATGTAAAAAACTCTGACGGAAAACTCATTGATCAATACCGTACGGAAAATTTAACGGATCGGGAAGCCACTACTTATACTAAAATTGACAGTTTAAGCAGTAAATACAAACTCGACCAAAAAGCAAAAGCATTAACAGGCCTATTGAAGGGAAAAATAAGAGTTGGAATTGTTGATTTTGATTTAGCCAGAATAATTGGTTACAATAAATATGAGCATTTCCGTTTTGGAGCAGGTGCTAAACTGAACGAGAAATTCAATAAATACATTTCACCTGACGCCTATTTTGCTTACGGAATTTACGATAAAGACTTTAAATATGGAGCCGGAGTTGATGTTCGTACGACTTTAGAAAAGAACTCGTTTTTCAGAGTTGAATATTTTAATGATGTAATGGCTGCCGGTCGTTTCTCAGAAAACTTATGGAATTTCAGAATGAAAATAATGAACTCCGGAGTTGCATTAAATAATGGCGTTTTCTATGGATATGAAGGTTTTAAAGTGAGTTACGAAAATGATATTACAAACGGATTAACCGTAAATGTTTCGGCAAAAAAGACTCAGGAAGAATCTAAATTTGCTTACAATTTTAAAGGTTTAGGAAATCAATTTGACATTACTTCATCAACAATTACCTTAAAATATTCTCCAAATTCGAAGAATATTATGACACCGACCGGAAAATACACTTACGAACAAAATCTTCCTGAATTATATCTGAATTATGAACAAGGCTTTAAAACATTAGATGGAGATTTTAATTTCAGCAGATTTGATGCACTTTTCGTTCACAACTTCAAAACAAAATTAGGAGTTACAGGAATCAGAGCTTACGGTGGAATTATCACCGGTGACGCACCGATTTGGAAAAATTTCACGATGAACGGATTAGGAAACGGTCACGGCAGATTGAATTTTAACCTGACTTCATACCTTGGTTTTGCTACGATGGAAGGCGGAAAATACTATAACGATAAATTTGTCGGCGCATATTTAACGCACAGATTGCCTTGGTATTTTAAAAGCTTCGGGAAGAATGTTTCAAGCTTTGATTTTATCTACAGAGGAACAATTGGCGATATGAAAAACAAAGAATTCCATCAATTTGAGTTCCAAAAATTGGATCATTTGTATAATGAATTAGGTTTAGAATGGAATAACTTTCTGTCTTCACAATTTAACTTAGGATTTTTCTACAGAGTCGGGCATTACAACACGACAAAATTTAAAGATAACTTTGCCATTCAATTTAAATTGAAATTATTAGGATTTTAA
- a CDS encoding transposase, whose translation MSKLSKKVIGVDVGAKFLTVSFTDNVNQDQVFNIQNNQRSILSFLKKFPTEDYCLAIEATGNYSSRILHLSLDNGFESSLINCMSVKYFSRMKNIISKTDAEDAKVIRLYGEIFRPEVYIPKSIEIEHLDQEIKLLNDLEEEKRRYSVKLKWLRYNPQLNPNTEKHYEKRLKQLDKEIREVEMRLPQLQDEEFREIKGLIQSVSGIGEKTSLQLMTATSGFKNFDSSKSLVKYFGLAPRIYQSGKKSYSPGKCRTSKTHIRSLLYVCSWTAIKHNTQCKELYLRLLEKGKPKNLH comes from the coding sequence ATGTCAAAATTATCAAAAAAAGTGATTGGTGTAGATGTAGGAGCAAAGTTTTTAACGGTAAGTTTTACGGATAATGTAAATCAAGATCAGGTTTTTAATATCCAAAACAATCAACGCTCGATTTTATCGTTTCTCAAGAAATTTCCCACAGAAGATTATTGTTTGGCTATCGAAGCCACAGGTAATTATAGTAGTCGCATACTCCATCTTTCTTTGGATAATGGTTTTGAATCAAGTTTGATTAACTGTATGTCTGTTAAATATTTTTCAAGGATGAAAAATATCATCAGCAAAACTGATGCAGAAGACGCCAAAGTCATCAGACTTTATGGAGAGATTTTTCGTCCGGAAGTTTATATTCCCAAAAGCATCGAGATTGAACATCTTGACCAAGAAATAAAACTTCTGAATGATCTCGAGGAAGAGAAGCGACGGTATTCGGTAAAGCTAAAGTGGCTTCGTTACAATCCTCAGCTCAATCCCAACACGGAAAAACATTATGAAAAGAGATTAAAACAATTAGATAAAGAAATACGGGAAGTAGAAATGAGGCTTCCACAACTTCAAGATGAAGAATTTAGAGAAATAAAAGGTTTGATACAAAGTGTTTCGGGAATTGGGGAGAAGACCTCCCTTCAACTGATGACCGCTACATCTGGTTTTAAAAATTTTGATTCATCGAAATCACTCGTAAAATATTTTGGATTGGCTCCACGTATTTATCAATCAGGAAAGAAATCATATTCTCCCGGTAAGTGCCGTACATCCAAAACGCACATTAGAAGTTTGCTATATGTTTGTTCCTGGACGGCAATAAAACATAATACGCAGTGCAAAGAACTTTATCTGCGACTATTGGAAAAAGGAAAGCCTAAAAACTTGCATTAA